The stretch of DNA GTCATGGTAGGACTTCTCGCTGAACAGCTCAAAGGCAACGCTTATTATTCGTTTTCTGGTCTCCAGTTTTCTCATCATTAACCCTCCGGATGTTCTATCCCAAGCTCCTCTCCCAATTTAAAGGCATCAAGAACCCGCTTTATCCAGTTCTCTGCTTCCCTTATTGTCTTTGGATTCTCCTTGAGTATCCAGCCGTCGAAGACCCTCTTCGCTATTATTCCTCACTTTAATAGGTTCGGTCATCAGGCGCATGTATCTGGCTTCTGTGTATTTCTTGCCGAGTTTCCCGAACTTGTCGGCTATGCAGAGTATGAAGACAGCTATCGCCTTTCCCTCAAGGTCGTTCTTTGACAGCAGAAACTCTTTGACCCCCGGAAGAGGACGCTCGTAGTAGACGGGTGCACCGATAACCATGAGGTCACAACTTTCAACGTCGGGATTTTCAGTAACCCTAAACACTCAAACCTCGGCAATGCCTTTCACCACTTTTGCCATGGCTCTTGCCACCCTTTCGGTCGAGCCCCTCTTGGTGTCGTAAACTATGCAGACCCTCACAATTCCATTTCCTACCGACCGGTCGGTTTATAATCTGCATGTGCTGCTTTTAACCTTTGTGCCAGCCCGCAGAATTTAGAAGCCTCCATGTGGGGCGTGTCTAAAACTGCTGATGTTTGTATGATGGAGGAATAACGTCTTCCGGGAGATGCACTACTAAATATGCAAAAACTTCAAACATAATGCCCGTAAAATGAAGCAATCTTAACTTTTGGACACGCTCCCTCTATGTGAAAAGCTTAAATCAAAGGAGAGTCAAGTTAACAGTCAGGTGATGGAAATGAGGGACTTCTACATCGCCCATGAGGATGAGATAAAAGCCGGAAAGACCACTGACGTTTACTTCATCAGAACCCGGAAGATACTCGTCGAGAAGGGAATTCACAGGAAGGTTTTCACCGATGTAACGACGACTTCTTTGCCCCATGGCTGGAAGTGGGGGGTCCTTGCTGGAATTGAAGAGGTGGCAAAACTCCTTGAGGGGCTCCCGATAAACGTCTATGCGATGCCTGAAGGCACTATATTCCACCCCTACGAGCCCGTCCTCCAGATTGAGGGCTACTACAAGGAGTTTGGGATCTACGAGACCGCTTTACTTGGAATGCTCAGCCAGGCTAGCGGTATAGCCACCGCCGCCCTCAGGACGAAAATAGCGGCGAACTTCAAACCCGTCTACTCCTTTGGGGTAAGGCACATGCATCCTGCCATAGCGCCTATGATTGACCGCTCGGCATTTATAGGGGGCTGCGACGGGGTTTCCGGGGTTCTAGAAGCTGAGATGATCGGAGAGAAGCCCGTCGGAACGATGCCCCACGCGCTGATTCTTACCGTAGGTGACCAGGTGAAGGCCTGGAGGTACTTCGACGAGGTTGTTGAGCCAGGGGTTCCAAGGACAGCGCTGGTTGATACGCTCTGCGACGAGAAGTTCGAGGCTCTGATGGCGGCTGAGACCCTCGGCGAGAGGCTAACAGCGGTAAGGCTTGACACTCCGAGCTCTAGAAGGGGCAACTTCCGGAGAATTATTGAAGAGGTCCGCTGGGAGCTTGACCTTAGGGGCTACGATTGGGTTAAAATCTTCGTCAGCGGCGGCCTTGACGAGGAGAGTATAAGGGAGATAGTTGACATAGCCGATGCCTTTGGAGTTGGCTCGGCAATAGCTTCCGCAAAGCCAGTTGATTTCTCGCTTGACATTGTAGATGTTGAGGGAAAACCGATAACCAAGCGCGGAAAGCTCAGCGGAAGAAAGCAGATATACCGCTGTGAAAGGGGTCACTATCACCGCGTTCCAGCTGGGAAGAAGCTTGAACGCTGTCCGGTCTGCGGTGCAAAGGTCGAACCGCTCCTCAAGCCCCTCATCGAGAACGGGGAGATAGTGGCAGAGCTGCCAAAGGCTAGAGAGACAAGGGAGTACGTACTTGAGCAGGCCGAGAAGTTCGGGTTAAGCCTTGAATGAGCCCCTTAACAACACTATTAGAAAAATCCAAACGCCAAAGGAAGAAAAAGAAGGAATTCAAATCTCCTCGAGGGTAATGGCACCGACTGGGCAGGCCTCAGCGGCTTCCTGGGCGCAGTCCAGATCAGTGGTGTCGACTATCGGGTGGGCCTTTCCGTCGTCGCCCATCTCGAAGACGTCGGGGCAGAGGCTTGCACAGATAGCGTCTCCAATGCAGGTGTCCTGATCAACACTAACTTTCCATGCCATGGGAACATCACCGCTCTTGGATGCGTTTCGGCGAATATAAAGTTTTCGTCGGGTAAGAGGGGGTCCGAGGGCGAAAACCCGTGGAAAAGGGAAGGAAAGTAAACTTCGATGAACAATAATTGTCAGAATTGGTCAGTAAAGCCCCAGCTTTTTCTTGTACTCTTCGCTCACCATGTCCGGTGTCCACGGAGGATCAAAGGTGAGCTCTATCTCCGCGTCCTTGACTCCCGGAATCTCAAGGACCTTATCCTCAACGGCGCGGAGTATCCACATCGTGAGCGGGCAGCCAGGAGTGGTCATCGTCATCTTGACGTACACCGTCCTGTCCTGTCTCACCTCAAGTTCGTATATGAGACCGAGGTTGACGACGTCGATACCTATCTCCGGATCAATGACCTCCTTGAGCTTTTCGAGCACGAGTTCTTTGGTGATCTCAGCGTTTTCATCGCCGCTTATCCTGCGTTCACGGTTGATGGTTACCGTACCCACCCCGTTGAGCTTTGTGAGCTCTGTGTGGAGTTTTATGAGGACGTTGTCTATATCCGGGACGTCTTCAGCGAGTGTAACGCTTACGTTGCCGTCTCCATCGACATCGATGGATTTGAGGAATTTTATGTCAATTATGCCCTCAACTACGTTCTTAACTTCCTCTTTCGTGACCATGAATTCATCACCTGATTCGGGGTGGAAGAAGACAGATTTAAACCTTTTGGGTCAGAAATGAGTAGCTACCTAGACAGCACATCGAGTATCAATTTCTCGGCCATCGTCGGCGTTATCGCCCTCGCCCTCAGCTCGCGTAGGACGCGCTGTATTGCAAAGCGCTTAACGCTCGGTGTCTTCTTGAAGGTCTCCCAAAGCAACGGACAGCCGAACTTGAGATCGTACTTTCCTCCTATCAGCCTAATTATCTCGGCCTTGTCCAGGGCCAAAAAAGCGGGGAGGTTAAGAGTTACGAGTTCGCCAGTTTCATAAATCGATATGAGCCCAGAGCTGAGGAGATCACCAGAGGCAACGATCTTTATCCCGTTCTCCCTAGCGTAGCCCTCCACGGCGTCCATAACCATCGCGTGGCAGCGGCCGCATATCGGAGCACCTTTCGCTATCTGGTCTTTGATAACTTCCATGTAACCGGGGATTTCCACAAAAACCGCGCCCTGTGTCATGGCGTTGAGGAGAACCGGCTCCCTCATCTGCGGGAGCTTTACCATGACCGGGACGACGTCGAAACCGGCCCAGCGGAGTATTTTGAGGGACGCCGTGCTGTCCGAACCGGCGGAAAATGCGAGGATTATCTCAACATCGATAGGTGAGCGGTCGAACTCCGTCCTGTAGAGGCGATACTCCAAAAGGGCCCTCAGGCGGGAATAAGTTTCTTCACCAATTTTTCTCCTAACCCGCTCAAGGGCATCCAGGTTGTACTCAAGCCGACACCTCTTAACGAAGTCGTCTCCCACAGATCCTATCATCGGAGACCAATCGGTGGGCGGTTTATTAAACTTGCCGCTGGGAAAACCTTAAAAGAAGCCCCTCATAACCCCGGTTACTAACCAAAAATCCTTCTGGAGGTGCTTGAAATGAGGGAGATAGTCGAGAGGGTTAAAAAGAAGACGAGCATTCCCGTTTACGAGAGAACCATGGAGAACGTTCTGAGCGCCATCCAGGCAAGTGGAGATGTCTGGAGGATAGTTGACCTCAGTGAGGAACCCCTCCCACTCGTCGTCACCGTCATTACGGCGCTTCACGAGCTTGGTTACGTGGGCTTCGACGGGCCTAATGTAATCCTCACCCAGAGCGGGAAGGAGCTGGTGGAGAAGTACGGGATAGGAGCGAGGAATGACTACACCTGCTCCCACTGCGGAGGCAAGACTGTGGAGCTCGATGCCCTCAGCAACCTGCTGGAGGGGTTCAAGGAGATTGTCAAGGACAGGCCGCGGCCGAAGCACGACTTCGACCAGGCCTATGTTACCCCCGAGACAACCGTCGCCAGGATAGCCCTGATGCACACCCGCGGAGACCTTGAGAACAAGGAGGTCTTCGTCCTCGGCGACGACGACCTCACGAGCATAGCCCTCATGCTCAGCGGCCTTCCCAAGAGGATAGCCGTCCTCGACATAGACGAGCGTCTCGTGAATTTCATTGAGAAGACCGCCGACGAGCTCGGCTACTCGGACATCGAGATGTTCACCTTTGACCTCCGTGAGCCCCTTCCTGACTACGCGCTCCACAAGTTCGACACCTTCATAACGGACCCTCCAGAGACCGTAGAGGCCATAAGGGCCTTCGTCGGTAGGGGGATAGCGACCCTCAAGGGACCCGGTTGTGCAGGTTACTTCGGCATAACGAGGCGCGAGAGCTCCCTTGACAAGTGGAGGGAGATTCAGAGGCTCCTCCTCAACGAGTTCGGTGTTGTCATCACGGACATCATCAGGAACTTCAACGAGTACGTGAACTGGGGCTACGAGGAAGAAACGAGGGCATGGAAGCTCCTGCCGGTCAAGGTCAAGCCGACCTACAACTGGTACAGGAGCTACATGTTCAGGATTCAGACGCTTGAAGGCTCGAAGGGCTTCGAGAAGAGGATTACAGTCGGTGACGAGCTCTACAACGATGAGGAGGCCTCAACCACATGAGAGCCGAAAGGCTCATGGATTGCATACAGAAGAAACTCGATCGGATTTCTGGCCTCCATTCCCTCATCCTGTACGGTTCCCTCATTAGAGGCGACTTCATCCCAGGAACTAGCGACGTGGACTTCTTCGTGGTCCTTAAGGATGGAACCGAACCGGAACCTGTTCTTCAGGGGATAAGGCCCGTTCTCAAAGAGTGTTCGTCATTCCTCAATCCGGTCGAGATTGACGTCGCCTGGGAGTGGCTCTCGAACCTCCGCAACCCCCTCAGCCGGGGCTACCCATACAAGTTTCTGACGATCTACCAGCGGGATTTCAGGGAGAACCACGCCGTGGTTATCGGCGAGGACGTGGTTACCACAATTCCAACGTATCCCATGGAGGAACTCCTATCCGCAAGGCTGGAGAGCACTTTGAGGAACCTTGAGCGCTTTTCGGGTAACCGGAAGATGCTCCACATACTGGCCGGCGAAACGGCTAGGCTCCTCGCGTTTCTAAACGGCTCAAGCCTCAGAAAAGGGGACGTCATTAAGAAACTGGAGGAGCTCGGGGACATGGAAGCGCTCGAAGTCTACAAATCTTACCTGGATGAGAGAAAGACACAGTTCAGAGAGGAGTTCCTGAAAGAATTCATCCGATCAAGGGTGGAAAAATTGAAAGGGACGCCGTTACTTCCGTGATTTCCTGCTTCCACTTTTCTTCCTCTTTCTTCTCACAACTGCTAGATAAGCTCCAACGATGACCAGCAGACCCATTCCACCCAGGTAAAAGGCGTACGGCCCCCAACCACCAGTGCGATTCCCTCCACCGGAGGACAGTGCTTTCCACGGACTTCCCGCCGTAAATCCCCCGACCGGGGTTGTATTAACGATGAGGGGGTGAACCATCGGGTACATAACGACGTAACCGTCAAGTCCCGACGTGTTTAGGGTTCCGGTGGTGTTTCCAAGGTAAATCCCGTTCTTTATCCGGAAGAACACGGCGTTCCGGAGAGTTATGGAGGTGCCGTTTGACATCACGGCGGGGATATTGGCGTAGAGAAAACTGCGTATGAACCGGTACCCCCTCTGATAAGCCGTCGTGTTGGCCAGACCCACGGCCCGAAGGGCACGAAGAATCTCCGCGGTGCTCTTTAAGTTTCCGGGGGAACCGGCGGTGTATCCCCACGCACCGCTCGGATTCTGACGGGACCTGATTATCGAGTACGTTACGTTGAACGCACTCGTGTAGTTAAAGCGGTGGAAGTCCATGAGCGCATACGCGTAGTAGTAGTTCGGGTACTTATCCGTCAGATTTGTGACAAGCCAGTTCAATGGTTCTGTATAATTCAGAGTAACGTTCAGATCGGACAGAACCCACACAACGTACGCCGTGTTGAAGAAGTTGCCCCAGCCACTCTCCATGTGCTCGGTGAGGTACCTCACTTCATCCCCGTATGGCCGTCCAAGAAGGTGATTTATCCTGGCCATCTCGGCTATCATCCAGGGCTTCAACTTGGAGTAATCGATGCCGGTAAAGCTGACGCTCTCGTTGCACTCGACATAGTACCCCGAAAGGACAACCCTCTCCCACTCAAACTGAGGTTTCACCTTCTCCATGTATGGGCAGGCTATGGGCGTTAGGTCGGAGAATCCAGGTAGCGTGGCCACCTCAAGGAGGTCAGGGGGTTGGTATTTCAGAACACCCCAGAAGCCGAAGTGCACCTTCTTTATAAGGTCCGTCTCGTACCGTTTATCGCCCGTTGCGTAGAGGAGAAGCGCCAGCGACGCAGGGTCATCAAGAGCGGAGTTTATCTGGACGGATTTTCTCGTTAGGTACGCCATTGCAAAGGCCTTGTAAAGACCGTTCACTCCAGTTGCCTCGATGGACTCAAGCCCCTGGAGGTCTCCGAGGGCCATGTCCCCAAATATTTTGTCCATGGTGGTTCTGGGCCTGTGGGTCTGGAGGTAGTAGAGACCGTTCTGTATCGCTTTTTTAACGGGTATCCACGAGTATTTGAACTTCTCATACTCCCTCAGAGCAACCACCGCGAGCGCGGTGTCCGTGTAATCACCGAAAGAACCGTTGTCGGACTGCTTATAAAGGAGCCAGTACACCCCCGCGTGAATCGTCCTGTTGAACATGCCCTCAGCAACGCTCTCTCCCCTCATGAGCGCCATAACCGCGAGCGCAGTGTATTTGGCCTGAGGCGCCATCCCATACCGGTAGGCCCATGCCCCGTCAGGTGTTTTCAGCTCCTGCAGCCAGGTGCAACCGTCAAGCACGTAACCGTAGTTATGGACCCGGTACAAGGCTATA from Thermococcus sp. encodes:
- the bpsA gene encoding N(4)-bis(aminopropyl)spermidine synthase, with product MREIVERVKKKTSIPVYERTMENVLSAIQASGDVWRIVDLSEEPLPLVVTVITALHELGYVGFDGPNVILTQSGKELVEKYGIGARNDYTCSHCGGKTVELDALSNLLEGFKEIVKDRPRPKHDFDQAYVTPETTVARIALMHTRGDLENKEVFVLGDDDLTSIALMLSGLPKRIAVLDIDERLVNFIEKTADELGYSDIEMFTFDLREPLPDYALHKFDTFITDPPETVEAIRAFVGRGIATLKGPGCAGYFGITRRESSLDKWREIQRLLLNEFGVVITDIIRNFNEYVNWGYEEETRAWKLLPVKVKPTYNWYRSYMFRIQTLEGSKGFEKRITVGDELYNDEEASTT
- a CDS encoding metal-sulfur cluster assembly factor gives rise to the protein MVTKEEVKNVVEGIIDIKFLKSIDVDGDGNVSVTLAEDVPDIDNVLIKLHTELTKLNGVGTVTINRERRISGDENAEITKELVLEKLKEVIDPEIGIDVVNLGLIYELEVRQDRTVYVKMTMTTPGCPLTMWILRAVEDKVLEIPGVKDAEIELTFDPPWTPDMVSEEYKKKLGLY
- a CDS encoding flavodoxin domain-containing protein, with translation MFRVTENPDVESCDLMVIGAPVYYERPLPGVKEFLLSKNDLEGKAIAVFILCIADKFGKLGKKYTEARYMRLMTEPIKVRNNSEEGLRRLDTQGESKDNKGSRELDKAGS
- a CDS encoding squalene cyclase, which gives rise to MQRFFGIVVTVLVLLSIVYVPVRAGEVPYVYDPTVPATALSVIALYRVHNYGYVLDGCTWLQELKTPDGAWAYRYGMAPQAKYTALAVMALMRGESVAEGMFNRTIHAGVYWLLYKQSDNGSFGDYTDTALAVVALREYEKFKYSWIPVKKAIQNGLYYLQTHRPRTTMDKIFGDMALGDLQGLESIEATGVNGLYKAFAMAYLTRKSVQINSALDDPASLALLLYATGDKRYETDLIKKVHFGFWGVLKYQPPDLLEVATLPGFSDLTPIACPYMEKVKPQFEWERVVLSGYYVECNESVSFTGIDYSKLKPWMIAEMARINHLLGRPYGDEVRYLTEHMESGWGNFFNTAYVVWVLSDLNVTLNYTEPLNWLVTNLTDKYPNYYYAYALMDFHRFNYTSAFNVTYSIIRSRQNPSGAWGYTAGSPGNLKSTAEILRALRAVGLANTTAYQRGYRFIRSFLYANIPAVMSNGTSITLRNAVFFRIKNGIYLGNTTGTLNTSGLDGYVVMYPMVHPLIVNTTPVGGFTAGSPWKALSSGGGNRTGGWGPYAFYLGGMGLLVIVGAYLAVVRRKRKKSGSRKSRK
- a CDS encoding nucleotidyltransferase domain-containing protein, whose translation is MRAERLMDCIQKKLDRISGLHSLILYGSLIRGDFIPGTSDVDFFVVLKDGTEPEPVLQGIRPVLKECSSFLNPVEIDVAWEWLSNLRNPLSRGYPYKFLTIYQRDFRENHAVVIGEDVVTTIPTYPMEELLSARLESTLRNLERFSGNRKMLHILAGETARLLAFLNGSSLRKGDVIKKLEELGDMEALEVYKSYLDERKTQFREEFLKEFIRSRVEKLKGTPLLP
- a CDS encoding ferredoxin; the protein is MAWKVSVDQDTCIGDAICASLCPDVFEMGDDGKAHPIVDTTDLDCAQEAAEACPVGAITLEEI
- a CDS encoding ATPase, which encodes MIGSVGDDFVKRCRLEYNLDALERVRRKIGEETYSRLRALLEYRLYRTEFDRSPIDVEIILAFSAGSDSTASLKILRWAGFDVVPVMVKLPQMREPVLLNAMTQGAVFVEIPGYMEVIKDQIAKGAPICGRCHAMVMDAVEGYARENGIKIVASGDLLSSGLISIYETGELVTLNLPAFLALDKAEIIRLIGGKYDLKFGCPLLWETFKKTPSVKRFAIQRVLRELRARAITPTMAEKLILDVLSR
- a CDS encoding nicotinate phosphoribosyltransferase, whose translation is MRDFYIAHEDEIKAGKTTDVYFIRTRKILVEKGIHRKVFTDVTTTSLPHGWKWGVLAGIEEVAKLLEGLPINVYAMPEGTIFHPYEPVLQIEGYYKEFGIYETALLGMLSQASGIATAALRTKIAANFKPVYSFGVRHMHPAIAPMIDRSAFIGGCDGVSGVLEAEMIGEKPVGTMPHALILTVGDQVKAWRYFDEVVEPGVPRTALVDTLCDEKFEALMAAETLGERLTAVRLDTPSSRRGNFRRIIEEVRWELDLRGYDWVKIFVSGGLDEESIREIVDIADAFGVGSAIASAKPVDFSLDIVDVEGKPITKRGKLSGRKQIYRCERGHYHRVPAGKKLERCPVCGAKVEPLLKPLIENGEIVAELPKARETREYVLEQAEKFGLSLE